The window CGCATGATCCCGCGTCTGTATACCATAATATATGAGCTGCTTTCTTGCCTTGAGAAGACGGCGCTTGTCTGTGTCAGACTCAAGAATGAAACGGATGAGCTTAAGGCCCTCATCGTAATTACAGGTCTTAACGGCAAAGCTGGCCTTCAGCAGGGTAAATTCATATTTGAGGTCAAGCGGTACGCTTACGAGGCAAAATTCTTCCTCCAGCTTCGCAATAAAATCCTGAGTGACGCCTGACAGGAATTCGGGAAAGTCGTGATCCACAGAGACGATGTTTAAAGCTTTCCTGAGCTTGCAGCTGAGATATTTCACCATCTGTCCCGCGCTGTGATAATGGTAGATTATGCTGTCAATATAATCTCTTTCACACTCCGCCTCCCGCGCGCAGGATGCAAGATATTCCGCGATCTTCATATGTATCGTCTTTCGTTTGATGAGCGGCTGGCTCTGGTAGATATAAAGCCGAAACTGCTCATGGGCAAACATCAGCGTCAGATGCCCGTCGCGTATCTCCTCTTTAAGGAAGCCATTCTGCACAAGCGACTCGTAAAGTTCCAGTATCCTAATACTGTCGACGCCGATGATATCGGCTACCGCCTCAGGCATGATGTCGCTGAAAAAGGCGGAAGAGATATAGAGCGCCATCTGCTCATAGCTGGATAGTGTTTTCAGCCTGTTCTCCAAAAGGTAAATGAATTTATAATTATTCACCGGTTTATTGTCTTTAAGGCTGTTGATTATCTCAAAGAGATAGAGGGGGTTTCCGCCGCTTTCCTTGTAAAGGGCATCGACAGTTTCGGGAGCGGGGTCTTTCAAACGCCGGGAGGCGATTGCCTCTACCTCATCCCGCCGGAAATTTTTCAGCTCCAGGATATCGATGTTTCTTAAGGTATTTTTATCGAAAGTTTTTAGATATTCTTTAAGCCAGCTGTCGTGGCAGCTAATGAAGAACAGCGCGCGTCCGTGGTATTTGCAGAGAGCGACACGCTGGATAAAGTCAAAGCTCATCCGGTCACAGTAACGGATATCGTCTATGACGATCACAAATTTCGCCCGCGCTGTCAGGCGGGCGAATAGTTCCGATAAAAGCTCCTCAAGCTCAAAAAAAGGCAGCTTGCCATCCTTCACATCAGACTGCCCGTCGTGCGCGCCCTTGCCAAACATAAAGGGGAAGAAATAGACCAGAATTTGCCGGTAGCTCTCAGGCAGGTCCTTCGTATCCACCTTCAGTGCCTTGAGCATCTTACCGATCAGCAGCGAAAGTACTCGGTATTCTATTTTCCGCTCCGCCTCATAACAGACCAATTCCAAAACTTTCGTCCCTTTGATTCCGCTGTTTCTCATATAGTGGCTCAGCAGGTATGTCTTACCGCTCCCGATACCTCCCGAGATGATAAGGTCGGTATATTGCGAGCCGCTGAGAAAGTCCCGATGCGACCGGCTAAGCCTTTTCAATTCCGTCAGGCGGCCAAAGAAAAAAGGCGCGGCGGCGCCTCTTTCAGCTTTTTTCCGCAGGAGCGCGGCCCGATATAGGTTCTGGATATCCTTAAGAGGCTCCAGCATCAGATCGCGGAGCATCTTTCTTTCAAAGTCACGATAGAGTTTCACGACTTCGTCAAGCCGTCCCTCTCCGAAGCAATGCTCCATTAAGGCAAAGACGACCTCCTCGTCGTAGGGATCCATCCTAGAAAGCGCTCCATAACGGTTCAAGGTTTCCATATCATCAAGCTCACCCACGGAGAGCGCCCGCAGAAAGTTAGCCTTGGCGGAATTATAAAGCTGCATATCCCGACTATTGTTGTACTCATCTACGAAAGAGTTGAAATCCGGGCAGTCCTTGAGATAAAACCCCTCCATAAATCTCCCGCGAAGGGGATCAATATTTTCTACAAATTCTACAGAGCCGGAAAACTCTAAAACGCCCCGGCTCTTTTTAAATACGCCGGCGCCAAATATCCTCGTGATGTAATATATGGAATTTCTCAGATTCTTATTAGCGTGCGCCTCATCAAGCTCGGGCCAGAACATAAGCTCTAAGCTCTGTTTGGAGACCTGCCCTTTGAGTGCGGTATAGTAAAAGATGGCCTCGGCTTTCTTCGTCGCGAACTCAACCCTTGCTCCGTCCACAGCAACAGACGGCGGTCCCGATAAGTTAAGTGATATCTTCATTACCACACCTCCGCAGCCTCTCTCCTGTGACAGATTTATGACAAAAATTAATATAATCGTAGTCGGTCGATATTAGTTCTGCATATCTTCGGCCTGTAACTGAACATTTTGTTCATATTATAACATCCGATAATGTTCACAGAAGAAATGGTTTTGGCTATTTTTGTATGATGAAAGAGGGCTTTTTATATGAGTGAATATACCTTGGTCAGATGCGGAACCCTGATAGACGGAAGGGGAGGAGAGCCTGCAGCGGACGCCGCGCTTCTGCTGAAAGGCAGCCGGATAGCCGCGGCCGGCAAATATGAAGAGACGGCAAAAGAGGCTCCCGCGGGAACGCCGATACTTGATTACCACGATAAATATGTCACTCCCGGCATTATTGACGCCCATGTTCATGTAACTATAGATCCCGAAGCCGACTTCACCGGCTTTGTGGGACGCGACAGCGACACCAGGATCGCCCATCGCGGCATGGTGAACTTAAAAAAGACGCTCGACGGCGGCGTCACCTTCATCCGCGACCTCGGCGGCTACCGCCACATCGACATCGAACTGAAAAAACTGCGCGACGAGGGGCTGATCGAGGGCTGCGGCCTGCTGGCGAGCGGCGAGATGATAACGATGACCGGCGGTCACGGCTGGAAGATCGGGCGCGAATGCGACGGCCCCTCCGAGGTGAGAAAAGCGGCGCGGGAACAGATCAAGGCGGGGGCCACGGTGATAAAGATCATGGCGACCGGAGGCAACCTCACGCCGGGACCGCAGGGAGCGCCGCAGCTCTCGGAAGAAGAGATACGCGCCGCGGTTGAAGAGGCCCATAAATCCGGCAAACGCACGACGACGCACTCTCACAGCGCGGAAGGGGTGAAGAACGCCCTGCGTGCCGGCATCGACTGTATTGAACACGGCATGTTCATAGACGATGAGGCTCTTGACTTTATGAAAAAGCACGACATTCCATATGTGCCTACGCTCGTAGCCCCATGGATCTGCGCAATGGTGGGAGAGGAGCGCGGACTCAGCAAAGAGGCGGTTGAAAAGACCAAGAGCGCCATCGGGCGGCATATGGCGAGCTTCAAAAAGGCTGTGGCCAAAGGAATCAGGATCGCAATGGGCACCGATGCCGGCACCCCCTTCTGCGAACACGGCAAGGCTTACATAGGGGAGCTTAAGCTGATGGTCGAAGGCGGATTCACACCGATGCAGGCGATCACAGCGGCGACCAAGAGCTCCGCTGAGGTGGTCGGCGTCAGCGACAGCCGCGGTACTCTCGAACCGGGTAAAGAGGCCGACTTCCTTGTACTTGACGTCAACCCTCTCGACAACCTGGAGGCCTTCGGCGATATCCGCGAAGTATATCAGGGCGGACGCAGAGTCGAGAGAAAATATCACAGATAGGAATGCTGAGAATATGAAAATCGAAAATAAGCTGAAAGAGCTTGGTATAGAACTTTTCCCTGGTATTAAACCGATCGGCAGCTACGTCCCTTTTGTTCAGAGCGGCAGCCTGATTTATATATCGGGACAGGGACCGAGCATTATGGGCGAATACACCAGATATCTTGGCAAAGTCGGCGAGGATATTACTAAAGAGGAGGCAAAGGAGGCCGCGGCCGTTACGGCGGTCAACCTCGTCTCCATTCTTAAAGATGCCGTCGGGGACCTTGACCGCGTTAAGCGAATCGTCAGCGTCCACGGTTTCGTCAACAGCACGCCGGACTTTACGGAGCAGCCCTACGTTATAAACGGAGCTTCGGACCTTCTCGTAGAGCTGTTTGGAGAAAAGGGCCGACACTCAAGATGCGCGATGTCTGTCAACTCGCTTCCGCTTAACATCTGTGTGGAAGTCGAATTGATAGCTGAAGTAGAACAATAATATAAAGGAGGAATCTCTTAATGAAAACCATCGGCATCATCGGCGGCATGGCGTGGCAGTCATCCGCCGAAGTCTACAAGATCGTGAACGAGCTCATCAATAAAAAACTTGGCGGTCAGCATTCATGTCAGTGCGTAATGTACTCTGTGGACCTCGACCCCGTCCTGATCCTGCGCGACGAGGACAATTGGGAAAAACTCGCGGACATGATGGAGGATGCGGTAAAGCGTGCGGAAGCTGCCGGAGCG is drawn from Cloacibacillus porcorum and contains these coding sequences:
- a CDS encoding AAA family ATPase, with protein sequence MKISLNLSGPPSVAVDGARVEFATKKAEAIFYYTALKGQVSKQSLELMFWPELDEAHANKNLRNSIYYITRIFGAGVFKKSRGVLEFSGSVEFVENIDPLRGRFMEGFYLKDCPDFNSFVDEYNNSRDMQLYNSAKANFLRALSVGELDDMETLNRYGALSRMDPYDEEVVFALMEHCFGEGRLDEVVKLYRDFERKMLRDLMLEPLKDIQNLYRAALLRKKAERGAAAPFFFGRLTELKRLSRSHRDFLSGSQYTDLIISGGIGSGKTYLLSHYMRNSGIKGTKVLELVCYEAERKIEYRVLSLLIGKMLKALKVDTKDLPESYRQILVYFFPFMFGKGAHDGQSDVKDGKLPFFELEELLSELFARLTARAKFVIVIDDIRYCDRMSFDFIQRVALCKYHGRALFFISCHDSWLKEYLKTFDKNTLRNIDILELKNFRRDEVEAIASRRLKDPAPETVDALYKESGGNPLYLFEIINSLKDNKPVNNYKFIYLLENRLKTLSSYEQMALYISSAFFSDIMPEAVADIIGVDSIRILELYESLVQNGFLKEEIRDGHLTLMFAHEQFRLYIYQSQPLIKRKTIHMKIAEYLASCAREAECERDYIDSIIYHYHSAGQMVKYLSCKLRKALNIVSVDHDFPEFLSGVTQDFIAKLEEEFCLVSVPLDLKYEFTLLKASFAVKTCNYDEGLKLIRFILESDTDKRRLLKARKQLIYYGIQTRDHAMIRENAIAALRILKERPDDVEKADILKSYALAELNCRHCKNAGRILLRSLAMLDGMPLSETVLYIRACIFNYLAYEHKYAGEYERCIPFYMKSIEICTSANITNGLPLFYMNLGQALMKIGRQEEAKKYFLKFEVLRERIYSALSTTIVKAYLALIYCIERNYRLSAKYLAEGFECSRVIKNSYEYAYLYKICALLKKTALKDCEAAGILNAVLPESYGYYYERASENFKKIGLERELAELDRM
- a CDS encoding metal-dependent hydrolase family protein, with the protein product MSEYTLVRCGTLIDGRGGEPAADAALLLKGSRIAAAGKYEETAKEAPAGTPILDYHDKYVTPGIIDAHVHVTIDPEADFTGFVGRDSDTRIAHRGMVNLKKTLDGGVTFIRDLGGYRHIDIELKKLRDEGLIEGCGLLASGEMITMTGGHGWKIGRECDGPSEVRKAAREQIKAGATVIKIMATGGNLTPGPQGAPQLSEEEIRAAVEEAHKSGKRTTTHSHSAEGVKNALRAGIDCIEHGMFIDDEALDFMKKHDIPYVPTLVAPWICAMVGEERGLSKEAVEKTKSAIGRHMASFKKAVAKGIRIAMGTDAGTPFCEHGKAYIGELKLMVEGGFTPMQAITAATKSSAEVVGVSDSRGTLEPGKEADFLVLDVNPLDNLEAFGDIREVYQGGRRVERKYHR
- a CDS encoding RidA family protein, whose amino-acid sequence is MKIENKLKELGIELFPGIKPIGSYVPFVQSGSLIYISGQGPSIMGEYTRYLGKVGEDITKEEAKEAAAVTAVNLVSILKDAVGDLDRVKRIVSVHGFVNSTPDFTEQPYVINGASDLLVELFGEKGRHSRCAMSVNSLPLNICVEVELIAEVEQ